The Chloroflexus aggregans DSM 9485 genome segment CGTAGATCGGCGTCGTGTCTGTTGGTGTCGGTGCGGCGGTGGTCGTGTCGGTGGCTGCGCTGCCCAACTCCTCTGCTTCGGTCGCTGTATCGGTTGTTGGTGTCGGTGCGGCGGTGGTCGTGTCGGTGGCTGCGCTGCCCAACTCCTCTGCTTCGGTCGCTGTATCGGTTGTTGGTGTCGGTGCGGCGGTGGTCGTGTCGGTGGCTGCGCTGCCCAACTCCTCTGCTTCGGTCGCTGTATCGGTTGTTGGTGTCGGTGCGGCGGTGGTCGTGTCGGTGGCTGCGCCGGTCGGGATGATCCCGGCTGCGGCAATCGCGGGTGGAATCATGCTGGGATCGAGCGTCGTTGGCTGTGGCAGGGTAAACATCGCAATGCGGGCAATATCTTCCTTGCGAAAAGCGTACACATCCGGCTCGCCCCAGTCCGGCAGCGGTGCGGCCAGCCGAAAGGAGTTCCACGGAGGTGCGCCATCGCTATTCGGCAGACGGCGCAAGTTGATCTCCAACCCGCCTTCTGGTGTCACCACCGCCGGATTGCCGGCCCACTCGCCGTGCTTGCCATGACGTTGGCGCAGGTATGGCAGCGGCTCGTAGCCCAGCAGATCGGTGCGCGCCGAGGTGGTCGCCCTGAGCACACCGGTCTCGGCAGGCAGCAGATCGTCACGGATGAACTGAACCGGTCGCCCACTCGTCGCGCTGAGGTAGAGCAGTTCGAGGATGGCGGTCTTGCCGCTGTTGTTTGGTCCGATAAACAGATTGAATTTCCGCAGATGGTTCAGATCGCCCTGGCGAATGCCACGGAAGCGATGAATAACGATACGCTCGATCATAGGTTCTCCAGAAAATTCAGCAATTCGTCGGTAGTCTGAGTCAGCATCGTGTCCATTGTCCCGGTCACGCCCAGGGTCTTGTTCACAATGGCGGCATCGCTCAACAGTTGCCACACTGGTTTGAGTTGGACCCCGCTCAGCCATGCCGAGCCGCGAATCTCCCAACCACCGGTGTGCGGATATGCCCAACTGACGGCAACTTTCCCACGGATGCGGTCAGTAGCAACGCGCCCCCAGAACGTGCGTTCATCGCCCCATGCGGGTTGCCAGTGCTGAAAGCGCCATGCGTTCTTGAGCACCGGCGGGACGGGTACGGTTCGGACGGCAAAGGGACTCACCTGCGCCACCACCCGTTCAAATCCTCCGATGCGACTCCACCATGCCGCGTCGGGCGGCTTAAAGCGATAGCGGAAAAAACCAAAGTGACGCAGGTCGGGGAGGTCAGCATTGGGTGCAGATGAGTTGTTGCCAAACAATTGTGCTGCTTGTCGCCATGACCAGTCGTTCAGGCAATTCTTGGCCGCATCCCAGTTTTGAATGGCTATCACCCCATAGCCAAGTTGCGGCTTGGCTCCGAGACTGCCCCAACGTTCTACGAAACGGAACAATGCGAGTAAGCGTTTCACACTTGTCGCATCGCCATGGATGCGGAGGGTGAAGGTGCCCATCCTTCCCGGTGGTAGAAACCAGCCCCGGCTGCGTCCCGGCGGGCGAATATTCAGTGGTTGATTGCCTGCCCAGAGCGGAGCGGTTTGATCGTTTACCACCTCAAGCCGAAACCGCCGCCGCCATCCAGTTGCGCCGAAGAGTTGGCACACATCGCACAAGCCGGCGTCACGTAACCGCTGGCGCTCATCAGTTGCCGTGCTCTTCTGGTATTTCTCGGCATCGAACCGGCATT includes the following:
- a CDS encoding AAA family ATPase, with product MIERIVIHRFRGIRQGDLNHLRKFNLFIGPNNSGKTAILELLYLSATSGRPVQFIRDDLLPAETGVLRATTSARTDLLGYEPLPYLRQRHGKHGEWAGNPAVVTPEGGLEINLRRLPNSDGAPPWNSFRLAAPLPDWGEPDVYAFRKEDIARIAMFTLPQPTTLDPSMIPPAIAAAGIIPTGAATDTTTAAPTPTTDTATEAEELGSAATDTTTAAPTPTTDTATEAEELGSAATDTTTAAPTPTTDTATEAEELGSAATDTTTAAPTPTDTTPIYDWHYLWEPDWVYRWDRQQPIDRLAVWVTQGRRPQPQQVVFFSSQTANSHFTDHFAKWAYHHVKDWHETLAGLMAQVFPALEGAKIEVLDAPDDQPGRTGYVRFPNRTPLAIDQFGDGARHAFKLLAALTALAATVDDDHPGLLLWEEPEVYMHAATLNRLLRIVADIVAQKPIQVCITTQSLEVLAWLILYLDQQSAMQPDQISTFHLNLKDGRLHVRPFIGKALGGWFDFFGDPRLIEEDELASPLTRLLSIREERE
- the cmr1 gene encoding type III-B CRISPR module RAMP protein Cmr1, encoding MELTISTLTPLWTGGVETGKVDRIHETGILGSLRWWYEAIVRGLGGKACDPSKGECRFDAEKYQKSTATDERQRLRDAGLCDVCQLFGATGWRRRFRLEVVNDQTAPLWAGNQPLNIRPPGRSRGWFLPPGRMGTFTLRIHGDATSVKRLLALFRFVERWGSLGAKPQLGYGVIAIQNWDAAKNCLNDWSWRQAAQLFGNNSSAPNADLPDLRHFGFFRYRFKPPDAAWWSRIGGFERVVAQVSPFAVRTVPVPPVLKNAWRFQHWQPAWGDERTFWGRVATDRIRGKVAVSWAYPHTGGWEIRGSAWLSGVQLKPVWQLLSDAAIVNKTLGVTGTMDTMLTQTTDELLNFLENL